The bacterium genome contains a region encoding:
- a CDS encoding antibiotic biosynthesis monooxygenase, translating into MILEQALLNVKPGQEDAFESAFEKAQKIVASMPGYVSHELSRCLENDSRYLLLIRWDSLEDHTEGFRGSSEYQKWRELLHHFYDPFPSVEHYEWTTGPGL; encoded by the coding sequence AGGCCCTTCTCAACGTGAAGCCGGGCCAGGAGGACGCGTTCGAAAGCGCGTTCGAGAAGGCGCAGAAGATCGTCGCCTCGATGCCCGGGTATGTTTCGCACGAGCTTTCGCGCTGTCTCGAAAACGACTCGCGTTATCTACTCTTGATCCGTTGGGACAGCCTCGAAGATCACACCGAGGGTTTTCGCGGCTCATCCGAATACCAGAAGTGGCGCGAGCTACTGCATCACTTCTACGATCCCTTTCCCAGCGTCGAGCACTACGAGTGGACGACCGGACCGGGTCTGTGA